One Peribacillus simplex NBRC 15720 = DSM 1321 genomic region harbors:
- a CDS encoding SDR family oxidoreductase, with translation MIPIHENLSNRVAVITGGSGVLCSKMAVELARHGVKIAILNRTAEKGQEVVELIEQTGGTAISIAADVLDRTSLENARGKIIETFGRVDLLINGAGGNHPDAITAPEKYGEEAEGKSFFDLDENGFSQVFASNFTGTFLASQVFGKELLQVEAPVILNISSMSAYAPMTKVPAYSAAKASINNFTMWMAVHFAEEGLRVNAIAPGFFLTKQNRDLLLNEDGSLTARSNKIITSTPMKRFGQPEDLLGTLLWLVDESYSGFVTGITVPVDGGFMAYSGV, from the coding sequence ATGATTCCCATCCATGAAAACTTATCAAACAGGGTGGCAGTGATCACTGGAGGAAGCGGTGTTTTATGTTCCAAAATGGCTGTGGAATTGGCCCGTCATGGTGTCAAGATAGCTATTTTGAACAGAACGGCCGAAAAAGGGCAAGAAGTGGTCGAACTCATTGAACAAACAGGGGGCACTGCGATATCCATTGCGGCAGACGTTTTGGATAGAACCTCATTGGAGAATGCAAGAGGAAAAATAATAGAAACATTCGGAAGAGTGGATCTATTAATAAATGGAGCTGGAGGCAATCATCCTGATGCCATTACAGCTCCAGAGAAATATGGGGAAGAAGCAGAAGGAAAATCCTTTTTTGATTTAGATGAAAATGGTTTCTCCCAGGTTTTTGCCAGTAATTTCACCGGTACATTTTTGGCCAGCCAGGTTTTTGGGAAAGAGTTATTGCAAGTGGAAGCACCAGTTATCCTAAACATATCTTCCATGAGCGCATACGCTCCAATGACTAAAGTACCAGCATATAGTGCTGCCAAAGCTTCGATAAATAATTTTACCATGTGGATGGCAGTTCATTTTGCCGAAGAAGGTTTACGGGTGAATGCCATTGCTCCAGGATTCTTTTTGACGAAGCAAAATCGGGATCTTCTGCTTAATGAAGACGGCAGCCTGACGGCAAGGTCAAATAAAATCATAACTTCAACACCCATGAAGCGTTTTGGGCAACCTGAAGATTTACTTGGTACCTTGCTTTGGCTCGTTGATGAATCCTATTCGGGTTTTGTTACAGGAATTACGGTACCAGTCGATGGGGGTTTCATGGCATACTCAGGCGTCTGA